In one Brevibacillus composti genomic region, the following are encoded:
- a CDS encoding SulP family inorganic anion transporter codes for MNIEQLKKEWFCNVRGDILAGMTVALALIPEAIAFSIIAGVDPMVGLYASFCIAVLIAFVGGRPGMISAATGAMALLMTTLVKEHGLEYLFAATVLTGMIQYLMGVCKIGKLITFVPHSVVIGFVNALAILIFMAQLPHFIGTSWEMYAIVAGTLAIIYLLPRLTKAVPSALVAIIVMTALAIFGGLDLRTVGDMGQITRSLPSFHLAAVPLNWETLSIILPYSFPLALVGILESLITASIIDEMTDTRSHKNKEVKGQGIANIVTGFFGGMAGCAMIGQSVINVKSGGRGRLSTFVAGAFLLFLILMLGDIVKQIPMAALVGVMIMVSVSTFDWQSVRNLHRVPLSDSLVMITTVAIVVATHDLAKGVIAGVIISALIFGWKMAKLKSTAMIAPSGEKVYAISGQLFFGTMTHFVEAFDYQHDPAHIIIDFRHSHVWDHSAVNGIEKVMLKYQQFGKQVTIIGLNQESQLLIDRMGVAAPSRR; via the coding sequence TTGAACATCGAACAATTGAAAAAAGAATGGTTTTGCAATGTACGCGGCGACATTCTGGCGGGCATGACCGTCGCACTCGCGCTGATTCCCGAAGCCATTGCATTCTCCATCATCGCCGGCGTCGATCCCATGGTAGGCTTGTACGCGTCTTTCTGCATCGCCGTACTCATCGCGTTCGTCGGAGGACGGCCGGGAATGATCTCGGCGGCTACGGGTGCCATGGCTTTGCTCATGACCACGCTGGTAAAGGAGCATGGACTGGAGTACCTCTTCGCGGCGACGGTTCTCACCGGCATGATTCAGTATCTCATGGGAGTATGCAAAATCGGCAAGCTGATCACCTTTGTGCCCCATTCCGTGGTGATCGGTTTTGTCAATGCCTTGGCCATTCTCATTTTTATGGCGCAGCTGCCGCATTTTATCGGCACGTCGTGGGAGATGTACGCGATAGTCGCGGGGACACTGGCGATCATCTACCTCCTCCCCCGCCTTACCAAAGCCGTTCCTTCCGCATTGGTCGCAATTATCGTGATGACGGCATTGGCGATCTTCGGCGGATTGGATTTGCGGACCGTGGGCGATATGGGCCAAATCACAAGGTCGCTTCCATCTTTTCATCTGGCGGCGGTTCCGCTCAACTGGGAAACGCTTTCGATCATTTTGCCGTACTCTTTTCCGCTGGCACTGGTTGGTATTCTGGAATCTCTGATAACGGCATCGATTATCGATGAGATGACGGATACGCGCAGCCATAAAAATAAAGAGGTCAAAGGGCAAGGCATCGCCAATATCGTCACCGGCTTCTTTGGAGGAATGGCAGGCTGCGCCATGATTGGTCAATCCGTGATCAACGTCAAGTCCGGCGGCCGCGGCCGTCTTTCGACATTTGTCGCTGGCGCGTTTCTGCTGTTTTTGATCCTGATGCTGGGCGATATCGTCAAGCAAATTCCGATGGCGGCGCTGGTCGGTGTCATGATCATGGTGTCTGTCAGTACCTTTGATTGGCAGTCCGTCAGAAATCTGCACAGGGTCCCTCTCAGCGATTCCCTCGTGATGATCACGACGGTAGCGATTGTGGTAGCCACCCACGATTTGGCCAAGGGAGTCATCGCCGGAGTGATCATCAGCGCACTCATCTTCGGCTGGAAGATGGCAAAGCTCAAGTCCACCGCCATGATCGCTCCCTCGGGAGAAAAAGTATATGCCATTTCCGGCCAGCTCTTCTTTGGCACGATGACCCATTTCGTCGAAGCGTTCGATTACCAGCATGATCCTGCGCACATCATCATCGATTTTCGCCACTCCCACGTATGGGATCATTCAGCCGTGAACGGCATCGAGAAAGTAATGCTCAAATATCAGCAGTTCGGAAAGCAAGTCACGATCATCGGACTAAATCAAGAAAGTCAGCTCCTGATAGACCGGATGGGTGTGGCCGCTCCGTCCAGGCGCTAA